The Engystomops pustulosus chromosome 7, aEngPut4.maternal, whole genome shotgun sequence DNA window GAGCTTTCACCCTTCTTGGGGGCAGAGGGTTTGCGTGGGAAGAGGATCAGTTTGGATCGGTACTCTTTTAGCCTCTGCACGTTGGTCTGCAGTGATTCTGTAGACTTGTTGCGGCGACGATGATCTACAGAGATGCCAATAGTGCGGGCAACCTTCTTGTTGATACCAGCAGCCTGCACGAGAAAGTGATCGAGATGTATATcacatccatacacacacaccactttTGTTTCATTACTTTATTTAGCCCAAGATCTCGCTCACCTTCAGTTCCTCCAAACTGAAGCCTCTCCCAAGTCGCACCTTTGTGTGGTATCTTATGGTGGGACACCTCACCACTGGCCTGACTGGTCCAGAAACAGGTCTTGGTGCTATCCGGCGGGCCTTGGCCTGACGCGCCTTGCGCCTATTTAGTATAAGGTAATAGGTCAGGAAAGTAGCAGAAACAGCAATAGTCACACAACAGATTTCCAGCACACAACTTCTGTCCAGAAGCATCCCTCATCACCACACACTTTCATCTAAGGCCGATTGTACAAGAGCGAGTGTGGGGGATCGATATGACATGTCAGTTCAGCAGTTCAGAGTCGCTCAAAACTTATGAAGCAAACTCACCGGAGTACAACACCCCTATCAAGGTAATATCAACTGATCATTTATAGCACACAGCACTGTCCATAGTCATCAGATAAAAAGGGTTGTAGAGGATTCATCACGGAATATGCAGTGGTTCCGGAGAATTTTCATCATTTGACTGTAGACCACCACCACAAGTATGCAGAGCTATCATATAATGCATTAACTTACCTGCGGATCTTTCTGGCAGGCTGGTTAAACCAGGTAGCTACTCGTCGCTGCCAGTCCTTATGGAAGTGAGGCTTCAAGATCATGCCATTCCTGCTGGGGGCCATGGCGACTTAATCCCTGTAAAACAAAAGGTTAACATTTTCAATCACAGGACTAATCTCTGGCCCATCACGTGCAGGTATGGATTGGGTAACCATATAGATCCACTGGAACGTGACAGAACTCTGAAGGGCTAAACTATGCAGCATTTGGGGGATTGTTCCTATAAGGGAACAGTGAAGTACATAACAGCTAGCAGcagaaatgagggggggggggggggtgtcaggttTGTCTGTGCCAAATTACACACATGAACACATCCTAAAATGTTCACCTAAAAGCCATCTACCCTGTGCCCATTCAGGAAAACACAACTTTATTGGATGACTGGGATAAGGGGCCTACAATAACGTCATGCAAAACATTCCACGAGGTAAATTCCCAGGAGAAGAAGATTGTGGAGAACACCGGGATCACAGGTGTATGGCAGGAGGCTGGGCGTCAGCACTTGGAGCGCTCATATAATGGGGTCTACATCCAGCCCTCAGGCACAGCACGGCACCGGCTGCAAACTTACATAAGGACAACAAGTGGGGGGCGCCGCCTGTACACCGGCCGCCTGCATTACTGACTGCACGTCCCCATCCTCCGCACACTTCACAGGCCGGTCCCTGCACCACCAGGCCGGGGCCGCGGCCTGAACCGTAAACCAGCAGAGCCCATGCCCTTTATTATGCCCCAGAACTGACGACCGGACACCGGGCACCAACGCCACACCGGCTGCGGCATCTCCAGGCGCTCAGTAACGGAGGATGGTAACGGATAGTAAAAGCCGCGGCCCGGGAACTGTCAGACATACCTCTATGGGGAGAAAATGGCCGTAAAGAAAGGAAGAAGCCTCTCGCTGCACTATGGGATATGCGGCGCTAGAGCCAATCAGAAGTGTAGATTGTCTCCCGCCAATCAGAAGTCACGTAGAGAACGTACACTTCCGCTAGGAGTGAGCCGAGCCGTTTTCCAGCGCCCACACTAAAGATGGAGGTGATTTCTCTGCTGTACTGTCTGCACGGAGGAGAAAGTGCACTTCAGTTTTAATACAGAAAATGTGCGAGAATATATTTCTCCGTACTGCatcacaccttccagatcataggacctcccaacttttggcttagatgaaagagggacaaaaagttcCTCCATTTTTTCCTAAACCATGCGCTATGCCCCGCCCTTTGCCccaccccaaaacatatactatgGACCTCAGGCTACCTGCACATGTATACTGGACTCACACAAGGGTCCTGTGGATCTCTTTGCATCCAGTGTATAATGTCACTCTCCAGGACACAAACACGTACAGGATGGCACCTGCTCTATCTTCTGCGTCTCAGGCAGTCCTCATATGCCAGGGGCTGTGAAATTAATGgccgtgtgcatgagcccatataaGCAAATGAGGATGTGTGCTATCTGGAAAAACATACGGCTTGCATCaacatataatgccccctctttaatgttatgctccctcatattgtggcctcctgtcttccatcctttctcatattgtggcctcctgtcctccatccttcctcatattgtggcctcctatcctccatctcccctcatattgtggcttccagTCCACCCTCCTACCTCATATAGTGGTCTCTGTCCTCcgtcttccctcatattgtgggctcctgtcctccattctccctcatattgtgggctcctgtcctccatcctccctcatattgtgggctccTGTCcgccatcctccctcatattgtggcctcctaatctcctccatccccttcatactgtgacctcctgtcctccatcctcctcatactgtggccctgtATCCTCCATCTTACCTAATATTATGGCCACATGTCCTTTattcttctcatattgtggccccctgtcctcccctgttcctgggtattaaacaaaccaaaaaaaaaaaaaaactttactcacctttccctctttcccttctcttCTGATGGCCTGTTCCCATATGCATTTAGGATTCCATTATAACGGATCCATTTTTTCCCATTGATTTGCAATGGTGTCTGTTAGTATCCTCATACATCTTCCAGTAGTTCTTCCATTATTTGAGCAGAtagttggaaaaaaaatgtattgctataaattaaaaaaaaaaacgtaaactaACTAATGCTAGCAGAAAGCAAAGTACCTGTGTTTTTAAATGGATCCGTTAAAGGTATCCACTAACCCCTTACTGCACCCTGACGTAATTCTATGAGGGAAGTTCCTGCAGCTTGAAGTATAATTACGCCATGAAGCTGAGCCCGTGTGATCACCGCAGGATCCCGGCAGTACGTGGTAGCCAGGATCCCGCAGTAAtagccaggatcgcgactatcATGATCCCGTCTGTTTAACCATATAGACGCTGCAGCCATAATGACTGTGGCGTCTGTAATGCATTGCCATGGCAACActgaggaccccagggctgccttcagtagCATGCCATAAAATCAAAATTTTATTGGTACACAGATTAAAAGCAATTACATACAAAAATAGTGCTGTGGATGAATGCATAGACAAAAGTCAATAGTACATACAGTCCGGTGTTGTTATATCAATATAAGAATATCTACTGAGGTATGTCCCAAAATTGAGAAcagaactgcatcacaaaatgtGATGCTGACACTAATAGTCTAAATGTGTCAGAGGTAGCTGACATAAAGtgttaaagtgcaagtgcaacaactcaaaataaaacacaaatgaTGCAGTACATTACCTCAGTAGAGTAAAAAGAGAGACCACGCTGCCCAGCAcaagccccgacacgtgtttcggtCAACAGACCTTTGTCACCCTTTactgcaggggtctcaaactcaatttacctgggggccgttggaggtagattctgggtaaggctgggccgcatcaagttttccacacaaaatgcgcttacaaaatatcattattcagattcaaatgtcacggcgtctcccagtgcaaggaaagccccaagctgggagacgtgttttctctatgaacgcgtcctgtgtaccgaggggtcccaagctcctaccgcactgagcccagtcagggacactccattcccccccccccacccggtacttgcctccccgtgtccctcccatcgaagaagatgaagttgccgctctgacctgcaccaagtgcgttcagagcggcgacttcatcttcttcaagtaccggagggaaggggattaaccggttacgggccctttcctgttttttcatgtccatttttcactccccaccttcaaaaaactataacttttttatttttacacgtaaagagctgtgtgatggattgttttctgcgtaacaaattgcacttcatagtgatggtattaaatattccatgccatgtactcggaagcgggaaaaaaattccaaatgcaatgaaaatgcatttgcgccattttcttgtgggcttggatattacgtctttcactgagcgccccaaatgacatgtctactttattttttgggtcggtacgattaaggggataccaaatttgtataggttttataatgttttcatacatttacaaaaattaaaacctactgtacaaaaatatttttttttattttgccaaattctggcgctaataactttttcatactttggtgtacggagctgtgggtgctgtcattttttgcgaaatttgataatatgttcaatgatatcatttttaggactgtacaaccttttgatcactttttatagatttttttatatttttcaaaatggcaaaaaagtgccattttcgaatttgggcgctattttccgtaacggggttaaacgcactgaaaaaccgtcatcatattttgatagatcgggcattttcggacgcgtcgatacctgatatgtttatgatttttactgtttatttatatttatgtcagttctagggaaaggggggtgatttgaaattttaggtttttttattattattttttttttttaaacttttttttatttatactatttttcagactccctagggtactttaaccctaggttgtctgatcgatcctatcatatactgccatactacagtatggcagtatatggagattttcctcctcattcattacaatgtgctatcagcacattgtaatgaaggggttaaaacgaaatagcctcgggtcttcggaagacctgaggctaccatggagacggatctccgccccccgatgacgtcacggggagcggtgatcccaggttgaggctgccggcagctttgtcggcagccatcgctgtgaaagcacccgcgatcggtgctagcaccgatcgcgggtgttaccggtaagcctttgctgcaatatgcagcaaagacttaccggctatggagagggctcagcccgtgagccctctccatgcagcgcgaccaggtgggggccgcaaaatattggcccgcgggccgcagttggcccgcgggccgcgagtttgagacccctgctttacTGTATGAACTATTGACTTACTGCCCAGCACCTATTTTGTCTATGCCTTCATCTACAGCACTATTTTTGTATGTAATTACTTTTAATCTGTGTataaaaaaatttagattttatGGGATTTGTGGCAGATAGTGCTAATTTTTGGTTTGCTAATATTATCTTGTATCGTGAGAGGCTTCTTCATATCTAGACCGGCTGATCATTGTactttctattaagtctattgttTTGGTTGCCTTCAGTATCAGCCTGTTAGGATCATGGActatgcacgatctaacagtgcctgtcagcctatgcagaatgcataggctgactatgttatATCCTGCAATACCTTAGTATTCAAATGATCACTCATTCATGTCCCATGAataaagtcccctgaagtcccatcccatgtaataatcaaataaaacataaaaaagtgaaaatcaccccaaaaaacacaacatatcacaacgtccgtaacaatccatacaaaataacaaaataaaattgtcactgaacccgtacagtgaatgccgtaaaaaaaaaaaatgccaaaaaacttggctggctactaaaaggggctggttgtatactactgggggctggccagctgtatattacagggggttggctatatactacaagggactggcaggctatacactactggggcgGTTGGCAATATActgtgaggctgtgaccaatgcatttccgacccttttttcataactaaacacaaaagatatcatccaaattttctaTCActgtgaagtacaatgtgtgatgttaAAACAATCCCAAAATCCCCTGGaatgttaaagcgttacaaagttataacctcctataatgacacaggcaaATTCTGGGCCTGGTCCTAATGCCCTACAATGGCTTACACCTGAAGAGGTTAAAAACTGAAACTTTGGTATTAATATATCTGTCCAGACAAAATGAAAATCTTTTCTGTAAGAAAACAGAAACTGCAAAGCAGAAGCTGTAATGCAGATGGGAACTGGCCTTTAGCCTTCCAGCAGGagtaatgttaggaggctgggctaagcctgagggcgcgttcacacgttgcgttttgacctgcgttttcattgcgtttgaaacgcatatacaacagctgaggagaggtgatttgcctaattacatcactgttaacatttccgtttacaaaacgcatcgtaaacgcgatgtttacacatgtgttaacagtgtgttaacgcatgcgttttgttaacgcatgcgttaacattgcgtttacaaacgtaaacggtaatgtaattaggcaaatcacctctcatcagttgttgtatatgcgtttcaaacgcaatgaaaacgcgaccaaaacgcaacgtgtgaacgcgccctaaatgTTTGGTACTTGGACCGAAGCCTCATTCATGCATGGCATTTGAACTGCGTTTTGGCCCGATTGCAGATGCGTTACCACTGAATTGCATTTGTTTTGGAATAAGCATCAGATGTTATTTACATGCAAAACTCGGTGTTCATTGGTGGAAATTATATGcaattgagcaaaaccactccctGTTTTGTTGGAATTGCTTTTCAAATACaaacaccatgtgtgaacgcggcctaagGCTTACCCCACACACTATTTTGATTGCCTGTACATTTAATAAGGGGTTCACGtgcattacattaaagggaacctgtcatcagagactGGCCtaaaaactactaccagtatgttgtctagcagccttacaccttacagatcatgtttctttcatagcccagcatggttccatcacccagaaaattaactttgaagtgaaatgtaaattggtaatATAAAGGCAACAGTGAACAGTGAAGtcaagagctatcaatctgtcaatcctttccgtgtccggagGCAGGCAGAGCTTCTGTGAGTTACATCATGCACCAAACTTCAGGATATCTGATTAGTGATTTCTCTAggtacaggaccatcaattacagtgaagggtgcATTCTGAGAAAGGGAAagtttgactttagtgttaaactctctgcctccttcactttatacaacaaatttacactcatttcaaagtagattttctggatgatatctctaccctgggtcatgaaagatatatgatctgaaaggtgtttagctgcttgacaacatactggtagtggtttattaggtatatttctgctgacaggttccctttaaaggaaatcattaATCAAATTTGGACATGATAAATCATGCTTGGTCATATGAGCAGGGATTTGTATTTATATCttttatttatggcctccttcgtCCAAAATGCAAGTCATAAAAACATGTAACTAAGCCAAAAATGCTTCAGAGGCGCCCTCTATGTTCTAGCTTTACAGGCTAATACATACCCCCCAAGAGCACTTCctacttgcatctttttcctacAGAGCTTACCCCCACAGCCACTGACGTAAGCTTCTCCTTTCAAAATCTTTACCTTTGCTCTCTAAATCTTGGGCCTCAAGATCTGTCTCTCCAGTAGTTGTGAAATGAAGATGAAGAAGGACTTCTGGctcatttaaatgtttttattactCAATTTTTGGATAAAAGAGGCCATAAATAGAGGATATAAGATAAGATActttatatttaattttattatataaaattgattgcattcaccaggaaataatttctcaatccactcaccccaccAATCCCCTTCCATCCGGTGCCttaccttgttcactctcttcctttaagctagtcacagaggaagaagtgtccaggctcctttatTCTGCTCGCCcctctacctgcatcagtgaccccatcccctcatatctcgtacagtctctctccccagcagtcacttctcacctcaaaTCTTTAACCTCTctatctcttctggtgtcgtccccccttctttcaagcatgctgttgttactaaaaaaaaaaaccttccctggactcgctatctctcagctaactacctccttgaccccctgcaatctggtttctgctctatgcattccactgaaactgctcttactaaataCAATGATCTCCTcattgctaaatccaaaggtgactatttgtTCCTCATTCTATttgcagcgttcgatactgtggaccaccagctcctcctcaggatgctccatctcggtctgtgggatcactatagcaccgaggcagcaggctcgctgccttggggttgtgctggactccgacctctcctttgcaccgtatATTCAATCTCTGGCTCAGTCTTGCCACATGTATCtcaaaaacatctccagaatccaccaTTTCTGactattaaaaattctaaaatgttAATTCTTGCGTTGATTCACTACTGTAACTTCCTACTAATCGGTCTCCCACTCACTAAACTTTCTCCTTTACAATCCAttattaatgcagcagccaggcttgtctttcaaatccaaacactacacggatgcctccaacctgtgccaatcactgcactagctgcccgtctccttccgaatacagtttaaattaataaccctcatccacaaaggtctgcataatactgcacctccctatctctcttctctcatttcAGTATACCGCCCAACCcgctgctcttcgatctgccagtgatattaatttctaccttaatttgaacctcccatgcacgttcccaggacttctcccgagtcacACCAATTTTctggactctgagactaatacccaccctccgaagtttcaaacgtgctcttaaaacccatctctttaggcaagcctatcacacttgctaactgcatgaaatatcaactctctttactaattcACCCTATGTGCTCCTCTCGTCCGTTATccagcaaacagcagatatatacaaagctccaggcttctctgcagtcactttaacCTTGGACCTTGCATATAAGATGGccgctgatggctggttcaagcaacagaatttttatttattaaactattttatattgttcccatataaagaatggctggaccgttATACTAGAACTTATACTTActgtgtcacctccttcatcctcatagaatgtaagctctggtgagcagggccctgactcctattgttccatataaatgtttgtactctgtaatgtaatattatatttgtatatgtcccctatgatatttaaccccttaatgccgaagccacttttcaccttcctgacacggcccatattttcaaatctgccctgtatcTCTAAAAGTGGTTATAActccggaacgctttaacatatccaagtgattttgaaattgttttctcatgtcactttgtacttcatgttagctgaaaaattttggtggtatctgttgcgtttatttatggaaaaaaaaaacagatatttggtgaaaatttggaaagtctcgatttttgaaattgaaaatgttctactttttccatacgtagTCATAACAGCAGAAAAACTtgttaactaacattaaccgaatgtctgctttatgtttccatggttttttatgcattctctcatttttgtaagatgttatggggctttgaactttaggtgcgatttctcataaattttcataaaaaaacataaaatcacgcttttgcaggacctgcttagAATTCAAGTCACATTAagtggcctaaataaaagtaaaaccccataaattaccccattataaaacTACACccctttcatgaagtttgttaaccctttaattattttacaggggataaaacaagatcggatgcaattttgaaatttacatttttttggctaaatgaatgtgtttttcaaaaaatgtacaaattctcagtggataaaattccaaaatggtcctcaaagtttgatacccaatttctcctgagtgtaacaataccccatatgtggtggtaaactgtagtttcggcacacaccagggcattgaagggaagctgctacattcatgtccctttttattggctatacaatctttattttttgggagaTTTGGACAAATaaaggcttattttgtgcgacattagatacactttacaaatacttcatttaagtgggtcattagctcattgagattttattaactcctttatgtatgtaggaaaaatttgtaaattttgctctcctttcttcttgtattttttgggggcaaTTCACTGTactataaaaataacattatctttattctatggatcactaagGTTATggggatacctcatttatatatttttatatatttttacaattttactgaataaaaactaatataagaaaatctaatttatttttgtatcgccatctttaCAGAGATATAACTTAacgtgataccattttggcgtacataactttttttgatcactttttagaacatttaatgaaaaatgtacatttttgggagtttttcgggttttgtttttacagtgcTCACCAAATTGTTTTGTGTCCCGGCAATTTTTACACGGATAGATAAATATTACAATtacgtacacacatacagcaatattacaatacagcacaatacaggttaacttaagggtggatatctttattaaaggggagattcgtTAATTGAGTTTCTATGTGCTAGAGTTCAGGTTTAGCCGTTTGGAGGTGGCCACTGTCATGACGTATATCAATGTCCTTCCTTCATGGAGCATGTGCATATAGCACATATATAACCGTACAGCAgtggtgaaggggttaattagaaAATattaatctgtaaaaaaaaaaaaaaatttaggacaTGCAACATGGCTGTATTGTCTATTTCCCTGCATTGCTGAGCAGAGCCTCATTTTTAATTCAGgagtccccctgtataatcatagACATGGCTAGTTGGCCAGGGGCATCAATTTCCGGGATTAGCTGTTCGGCAGGGACACACCTGAACCTTGGACCTGAACATAGAGCTGGGGTCCGCTCATCTTTTATTAAAAGCAAATTTTACTAATAAGTTTTTCAAAGTTTCTATTGCTAAATGAAAAATTGGGCATAGTTTAAGACCGTCAACAAAGTAAACTAGTATTTGTCTTAATTTATGCCAGAAAAATATGCCATTTTTTGGCTTAATAAAACCTTCCGCCCTTTTTCAAGGCCATGTCCCTTTTGTCTAAAACATTTTTAGAAATAACAGACAAAGAACCGGGAAATACGGGGGCACCACCGCAACTCCCCACGAGCCTGCAGTCAATACATATCTTCAGAGATGGTACGGCAGTGTAAAATGTTAATATGGATGGTGCTCAGCATACAGAGTGCAGGTATCGAAAATAGCATGAAAAAAAGGACGTTTGCGGgaccccctgctcctacctctgCCCCACTTTGGCTATACCATGTCGGACTGATCTTATGTGAGACTACAATAAAGAATAATTTTAACGGGTGAGTGCCGCAAACGTcctttttttcatgacatttttataaatgttgggcATTTTAGGGACAGTTATTTTGCACAAAATACAATTAATCATTCTGTCCTAAAAATGTATGTGAACATCTATCCATAGTGTTTTACATctgtgcagtcagtgaatacACATTCATATTCTTCTTTATAGGATACTAATGGATACTAGCTCTGAGATTTCCCACACCAGggacagttaaaggaaatctactggggggcgtggccagccatcAACCAAAAAGGACATGCGAGCGTGGCACTTTGGACCCCTGGTGCCCCATAAGCACACTTGCACTAGCTTACACTGGCACCCAATTCCCAAAAATGCCCTAGGAAAGGGCCAATAGCCTCACGACTGCCTAGGAGACCAACAGTCGGCACCTTGGGCTGCTGTCTCTGAACATAATCCCAGCAAGTCCCTTTCAGCACGGCAGTGCGGGTGCCACCTTGTACAGCGGATGCATGTGGCAGTGAAGCAACTCCTCTGCGACTCTCCGGACATGTCCCCCACTGCGGCAAGAAGGAGGATCACCCCCAGTACCCACATCAGAAGGGTAGGTCTGGGGCGAGGATAGCGGAGGGCAAACCCTCACTGGAGGATTTCTCTGTCCTGTTCTATATCCTTTTATGGTCTTCCAACTGTATTAAAGGTTACGTTATAGTGTTGATATACCCACCCTAGCACCATGGGTCTGGTTATGTTGTACTTGATTGGATTTTAGTTCTGATACTTTAGATACCCAATATAGTAAAAATCTTGGAAGTGCTCTGACCTTATACTATCCCAGTTTTAGGTTTGTGGAGAGACTAACCTGGTTTAGGCAGATTCTCAACCATATGCCAGTTCCTCGTCCCCTTCGAGGAGTGGGTGGTCTAGACCCCAAACAGTGGTATTTCTCTCCCATTTCAGTTTATGTTCTTTGTAGAGTCTTTGtccaccatccccccccccccccatttcctctCAAACTCCTCTATAGGTGGATCTAGGCATTCCTATATGTAATGCCTGGATGTGAGAGACCCTAACATA harbors:
- the RPL13 gene encoding large ribosomal subunit protein eL13 — encoded protein: MAPSRNGMILKPHFHKDWQRRVATWFNQPARKIRRRKARQAKARRIAPRPVSGPVRPVVRCPTIRYHTKVRLGRGFSLEELKAAGINKKVARTIGISVDHRRRNKSTESLQTNVQRLKEYRSKLILFPRKPSAPKKGESSAEEVKMATQLKGTIMPIRSVYKKEKPRVITEDEKNFKAFASLRMARANARLFGIRAKRAKEAADQDMEKKK